One Halocalculus aciditolerans DNA segment encodes these proteins:
- a CDS encoding nascent polypeptide-associated complex protein, producing the protein MFGGGGMNPRKMEQMMKQMGIDVDEIDATEVIIRKADGSELYFDDADVTRMDARGQQTYQVIGDPTERDATEGGAAAEVEAGEPEIPEEDVELVASRTGSTKDAAREALEETDGDLAAAIDTLE; encoded by the coding sequence ATGTTTGGAGGCGGCGGTATGAATCCGCGGAAGATGGAACAGATGATGAAACAGATGGGCATCGACGTCGACGAGATCGACGCGACCGAGGTCATCATCCGGAAGGCCGACGGCTCGGAGCTCTACTTCGACGACGCGGACGTCACGCGGATGGACGCTCGCGGCCAGCAGACCTACCAGGTCATCGGCGACCCGACCGAGCGCGACGCCACCGAGGGCGGTGCGGCCGCCGAAGTCGAAGCCGGTGAGCCCGAAATCCCCGAGGAGGACGTCGAACTCGTCGCGAGTCGGACGGGCTCCACGAAGGACGCCGCGCGCGAGGCGCTCGAAGAGACGGACGGCGACCTCGCGGCCGCCATCGACACGCTCGAGTGA
- a CDS encoding PUA domain-containing protein — protein MNDAAIDALRTVADYQFGGGVGDALFPAGGAFDVSRSKSGRPRQVHADGDRLVSVTTDGRFTLGLEGGRRLAAARDPPGGRVVVGDESAPFVSEGKNVFAKFVDVVDPDVRAGDEVAVVHEDGDVLAVGRAELDADAIRDFETGMAVMVREGVEE, from the coding sequence ATGAACGACGCAGCCATCGACGCGCTCCGAACCGTCGCCGACTACCAGTTCGGCGGCGGCGTCGGCGACGCGCTCTTCCCCGCGGGCGGCGCTTTCGACGTCTCTCGGTCGAAGTCCGGGCGGCCCCGTCAGGTCCACGCCGACGGCGACCGCCTCGTCTCCGTCACCACGGACGGCCGCTTCACGCTCGGCCTCGAAGGCGGCCGCCGCCTCGCCGCCGCTCGCGACCCGCCCGGCGGGCGCGTCGTCGTCGGCGACGAGAGCGCGCCCTTCGTCAGCGAGGGGAAGAACGTCTTCGCGAAGTTCGTCGACGTCGTCGACCCGGACGTCCGCGCGGGCGACGAAGTCGCAGTCGTCCACGAGGACGGCGACGTGCTCGCGGTCGGCCGCGCGGAACTCGACGCGGACGCCATCCGCGACTTCGAGACCGGGATGGCCGTCATGGTGCGCGAAGGCGTCGAGGAGTAA
- a CDS encoding DUF7847 domain-containing protein → MAVLSALGTAGSAVRRNPVVLAAAAIYGLVYVPTLLLQASGSVALNLLGSGYSFLALFVAPFVAGGVLAMANEAIDGRTDWRMFVTGGKQNYLRILVAALLYGVVSLLVGVALSFVVFAVVLAGSGVGAGGGLVIAVALLFGGVVALALFVAGFFLQFYPHAVVVEGYGVADAFKRSAGLVRNHFASALGYTALLVALSVGIGVASFLASLLVLGGGALLEPAGVGGAAGAPGPATSGPSLVVLAGYAVGYVVMSGVVGGYVGTYSVAFYRELLDAESE, encoded by the coding sequence ATGGCTGTCTTGTCAGCGCTCGGAACGGCCGGGAGCGCGGTCCGCCGCAACCCCGTCGTCCTCGCCGCCGCGGCGATATACGGCCTCGTGTACGTTCCGACGCTCCTCCTCCAAGCCTCCGGCAGCGTCGCGTTGAACCTCCTCGGCTCCGGTTACTCCTTCCTCGCGCTCTTCGTCGCGCCGTTCGTCGCGGGCGGTGTGCTCGCGATGGCGAACGAGGCCATCGACGGCCGGACTGACTGGCGGATGTTCGTCACCGGCGGGAAGCAGAACTACCTCCGCATCCTCGTCGCCGCCCTCCTCTACGGCGTCGTGAGTTTACTTGTCGGCGTCGCGCTGTCGTTCGTCGTGTTCGCCGTCGTGCTCGCGGGCAGCGGGGTGGGGGCAGGGGGCGGACTCGTCATCGCCGTCGCGCTCCTCTTCGGCGGCGTCGTCGCGCTCGCGCTCTTCGTCGCCGGGTTCTTCCTCCAGTTCTACCCGCACGCAGTCGTCGTAGAGGGTTACGGCGTCGCCGACGCGTTCAAGCGCTCCGCGGGCCTCGTTCGCAACCACTTCGCCTCCGCGCTCGGCTACACGGCGCTCCTCGTCGCGCTCAGCGTCGGTATCGGCGTCGCCTCGTTCCTCGCGTCGCTCCTCGTGCTCGGCGGCGGGGCGCTACTCGAGCCGGCTGGTGTCGGTGGCGCGGCCGGAGCGCCCGGTCCCGCGACGAGCGGGCCGTCTCTCGTCGTGCTCGCCGGCTACGCGGTCGGCTACGTCGTCATGTCCGGCGTCGTCGGCGGGTACGTCGGAACGTACTCGGTCGCGTTCTATCGCGAACTGCTCGACGCGGAGTCAGAGTAA
- a CDS encoding LabA-like NYN domain-containing protein, which yields MVDIHPGQRVAVLADAQNLYHSAHSLYSRNVDYSAVLDKAVQGRELTRAISYVIRADSPEEESFFDALVDIGFETKIKDIKTFGDGSKKADWDVGMSLDAVTLADHVDTVVLCTGDGDFSRLCHHLRHEGVRVEAMAFGAATADELVEAADSFIDMSEREETFLL from the coding sequence ATGGTTGACATCCACCCCGGACAGCGCGTCGCCGTCTTAGCGGACGCGCAGAACCTCTATCACTCCGCGCACAGTCTCTACTCGCGGAACGTCGACTACTCCGCCGTGCTCGATAAGGCCGTGCAGGGCCGCGAACTCACGCGCGCGATCTCCTACGTCATCCGCGCCGACAGCCCCGAAGAGGAGTCCTTCTTCGACGCGCTCGTCGACATCGGCTTCGAGACGAAGATCAAGGACATCAAGACGTTCGGCGACGGCTCGAAGAAGGCCGACTGGGACGTCGGGATGAGCCTCGACGCCGTCACGCTCGCCGACCACGTCGACACCGTCGTGCTCTGCACGGGCGACGGCGACTTCTCCCGGCTCTGCCACCACCTCCGCCACGAGGGCGTACGCGTCGAAGCGATGGCGTTCGGCGCGGCCACCGCCGACGAGCTCGTCGAGGCCGCCGACTCCTTCATCGACATGAGCGAGCGCGAAGAGACCTTCTTACTCTGA
- a CDS encoding metallophosphoesterase family protein has translation MLVLGDAHANDPDRRRALFAAYRASDADVAIQAGDLYYYDLPELTYFVAGNNEDFDVIDALRHGRIESSDVHNVRLLDSITVDVEGVTVAGLSGNYAPTQYEKPRRALVGERRRHFIRADVERAKHLGDVDVFLAHEAPHGTPVDEDYDVGNGHVDDILRALEPDLCLVGHHHEHTESAFGATRVVTLAPAWESYYHLDPDTLELARHETPDA, from the coding sequence GTGTTGGTCCTCGGCGACGCCCACGCGAACGACCCCGACCGGCGGCGCGCGCTCTTCGCCGCCTACCGCGCGAGCGACGCCGACGTCGCCATCCAGGCCGGCGACCTCTACTACTACGACCTCCCCGAGCTCACCTACTTCGTCGCGGGGAACAACGAGGACTTCGACGTCATCGACGCGCTCCGCCACGGCCGCATCGAGAGCAGCGACGTCCACAACGTCCGACTCCTCGACAGCATCACCGTCGACGTCGAAGGCGTCACCGTCGCCGGCCTCTCCGGGAACTACGCCCCGACGCAGTACGAGAAACCCCGCCGCGCGCTCGTCGGCGAGCGCCGCCGGCACTTCATCCGCGCGGACGTCGAACGCGCGAAACACCTCGGGGACGTCGACGTCTTCCTCGCGCACGAAGCCCCGCACGGCACGCCCGTCGACGAGGACTACGACGTCGGGAACGGGCACGTCGACGACATCCTCCGCGCGCTCGAACCCGACCTCTGCCTCGTCGGCCACCACCACGAACACACCGAGAGCGCGTTCGGAGCGACGCGCGTCGTCACGCTCGCGCCCGCGTGGGAGTCCTACTACCACCTCGACCCCGACACGCTCGAGCTCGCGCGCCACGAGACCCCCGACGCCTGA